AAATTGCCACAAAATAAATCAAGGCTACGGTGACAGATGTACATAGTACTGAACCCATGACACTTTGCGTAACAAAATTGTGAAGCAATAAATCTTCAGAAGGTGCTAAAGAGGAGTTGAATAGAGTGGATCGATCCAACAGAACAACGCACACTAACAAATAATAACATCTGCAGGCATGTATAAATGCTTCGACTATGAAGAACACAGCCTTCTAAATGTTCTGTGCAGTTCAGTTTTACTGAATCAGTGGAATGAGATGGAGACACAAGAGAATAGATACCAGCATTCGAAGGAAAGGTACTGAAACTCCGCACTATTAACTAATCTATCTATCAAGAGAAAGCACGCGACGAATCACGCATCCATGAGAGGAAACAGAGCAATGCCACAAGGCAACCCCAGAAGTAACCAGTCTCCAAATCAACCACTCTTTTGCTAACCAACCAATTCCATCCATCAAGAGGTAGCAGCTACACCATATACTTAATAACAATTCGGTAGCAAAATGGCTATAGGGCTAAAACAATAACAAATCGGCAAGCATTCGGGTTGGGGGAACTCTCATGCTGTCATGTCCTTTTTCCCCACCCACACTCTAAAATACTTACTATCGCCCTCAACATTGCCCTCATCACCCTCGAGAGCAGGGCAGAGCAGAAGCAGAGCTCAGACGTTGCAGTGGAGGCAGTCGCAAGACCTGGGCGTGAAGGAGCAGAATCCGAATGGGCGGTTGGGGATGTTGCAGTTGATAGCGTAGCAGCACGGGGAGAGGACGCAGGCGCCCCTGGGCCCGCCGCAGCAGGTGCAGGGCGCGCAGAGCTGGAAGCTCCCCAGCCGCCGCCGCGTCTCGTTCAGCACCACCCCGCTGAACCCCGACCCCCCAGCCGGGGCCATCGGCACCATGCGCACCGCCGCCTGGTCGGACCCCTCGCCCGCCGCATCCGGGACGACCTGCGCGCGCCGAGAGCAGGCAAGGCAATGTCAGGGCCAAGATTCGCGGAATTGGGCGGCGCAAGCAGGACAGGAGGTGTAGGCGCTTACCGGTGAAGAGTGGGCGgccgcggcgaggaggaggagcagcagGAGGAAGAGCAGCTTGGGCATGGAGGCGGGCATCCTCGGTCGGTCGCCGGGCCGGAGCGGGGATTTGGACTGTGCAGCGGGCGGGGAGGGGTGGGCTGGGCTGGGGAGTGAGGTCCTTTTCGGGGGAAGTGGCAGTAGCCGACGACGGACGGACGACTTGGGATGGAACCGGAGGGCGAGATCTCGTCTCGTAGAAAGGCAGAGGCTACGGTACGCTCGCTCACCGGCTGGCTGCCGTCACACCCGTCGTCACCCCCCTCGGCCGTCGGGTGGGCACCGCACCGGGTGGACGCTAGTATAGAAACCAGGATACAGGAGTGGCAGTAAATAATACGCACATGATGTGCCGGCCCGTGTTGAAATCGCGCGCCCCCCATCGACTTTGGC
The Aegilops tauschii subsp. strangulata cultivar AL8/78 chromosome 3, Aet v6.0, whole genome shotgun sequence genome window above contains:
- the LOC109736956 gene encoding uncharacterized protein, with product MPASMPKLLFLLLLLLLAAAAHSSPVVPDAAGEGSDQAAVRMVPMAPAGGSGFSGVVLNETRRRLGSFQLCAPCTCCGGPRGACVLSPCCYAINCNIPNRPFGFCSFTPRSCDCLHCNV